One window from the genome of Hydractinia symbiolongicarpus strain clone_291-10 chromosome 1, HSymV2.1, whole genome shotgun sequence encodes:
- the LOC130641353 gene encoding uncharacterized protein LOC130641353, whose product MYQSSCDEVPDSCDNEEVKEMEISENEETHTTYELIKKLAPKTKNGRNWTGWSDDEKKLLLDSFHKHIIGKSLPRKAECLSLIANNEMLQKRSWTNLKDWVRNDKRKTVPA is encoded by the exons ATGTATCAATCATCTTGTGACGAAGTACCCGATTCTTGTGACAATGAAGAAGTAAAAGAAATGGAAATATCTGAAAATGAGGAGA CTCACACGACCTATGAATTGATTAAAAAACTTGCTCCGAAAACCAAAAATGGACGCAATTGGACTGGTTGGTCAGAtgacgaaaaaaaattattgttggaCTCGTTTCACAAACACATTATAGGCAAGTCATTGCCAAGAAAGGCTGAATGTCTCAGTTTGATTGCAAATAATGAAATGTTGCAAAAAAGAAGCTGGACCAATTTAAAGGATTGGGTACGGAATGATAAACGAAAAACTGTCCCAGCTTAA
- the LOC130629948 gene encoding uncharacterized protein LOC130629948, producing MNTTLSCLITVPVALKTEEGDRIYDRRHYCLYCGEASSKIGRHLEKHKNEPDIVKLISLDKKNDKKERSSLIDKIRFRGDFYQNLKVLELGGELIVYRRPAEGMKVSYKDYVPCKHCLAFLFKDDLWRHVQKCEYRTKSRSDDAESEKRCQYQAEMLLFPNKAKLTDLELEEIVVRRMRRDEITDAVVDDRLILTYGSFLLSGKGARKSIYISQNMRLIGRLLIALKQIHPDKISLIGFLQPQYFDAIKNCTKDLAGYSLKNEDGEAVPSFKIPSLPLKMGDALYIIVEEIYRKKK from the exons ATGAATACTACATTGTCCTGTT taatAACAGTGCCAGTTGCATTAAAAACAGAAGAAGGAGACCGCATTTATGACAGGAGGCATTACTGTTTGTATTGTGGAGAAGCAAGCTCCAAAATTGGCAGGCATTTGGAGAAACATAAAAATGAGCCAGATATTGTAAAACTAATTTCTTTAGATAAAAAGAATGACAAGAAGGAACGAAGTTCATTGATAGATAAAATACGTTTCAGGGGTGATTTCTATCAAAATTTAAAGGTTTTAGAACTAGGAGGGGAGCTGATTGTTTATCGCAGGCCAGCGGAAGGGATGAAAGTGTCATACAAGGATTATGTGCCATGCAAACATTGTCTTGCATTTTTGTTCAAAGATGATTTGTGGCGACATGTACAAAAGTGTGAGTATAGAACAAAATCAAGATCGGATGATGCAGAATCTGAAAAAAGATGCCAATATCAAGCCGAGATGTTATTATTTCCTAACAAGGCCAAGTTGACTGATTTAGAGCTAGAAGAAATTGTGGTACGTAGAATGAGGCGAGATGAAATAACAGATGCTGTTGTTGATGATCGCCTAATTCTGACATATGGGTCATTCTTGCTCAGTGGGAAGGGTGCTAGGAAGTCAATatatatttctcaaaatatgAGGTTGATTGGGCGTTTACTGATTGCCCTGAAGCAAATTCATCCTGACAAAATATCATTGATTGGATTTCTTCAGCCACAATATTTTGACGCTATTAAGAACTGCACAAAAGATCTTGCAGGGTACTCTCTTAAAAATGAAGATGGAGAAGCTGTGCCGTCCTTTAAAATCCCTTCATTGCCCTTAAAGATGGGTGATGCGTTATATATTATTGTTGAAGAAATATAccgaaagaaaaaataa